ATTTATTGAAGGGCTGGTGTTATTAATTGTGCTGCAAGAAAAACGATATGTAAGAGATTTGATTCCAACGAGCATCATACTTGGTATCTCTTTAATGAGAAACTTAATttgaacaaatgaaaacagaaccaGGCTTTTATGTTATCAACATATCTACATTTAATACAGTTTCTCAAGCTCTATAGGATTtctcaagagaaaaaaaaaagaaccttatatagtaaagaaataaaatctGAGATACACAAGCAAATTATTTACACTGCCTGCACTTCAACACAACCCACGACAGGCCTAACTCACCACGGACACACATTCAGCAGAACAACCTGTAAACTAAGAGGATGGGACTGAGGTATGGACGAGATCAAGATGGTCGTAACTCTTCCAGCATGTCTAACACAGAGGAGGTTGGTACAGCAAATCTAGTGAAATCCTCGTAACATGATTTTCACCAACTTAAAATGTTAGTTTCACACCGACGACTGGTTCACATGAGCCGATGCAACAGTCGTCTTTTACAACTGGGACACTGGGAGGAGAAGGTGCATCGAATTAACAGCAAAAAAGGCAAAGGAAGAGACAGCCGCCCTATTCTGTTTTttgcaaaaagaaaatgaaaattcacttcaTGCATGAGGAAAgcggccacacacacattccaggcAGACAGCACAAGCCAAACACAACGTCCGAGCACAGGATTTTTGTTTCTATGAACGACACAGACAGCACAGACCGTTCTTCGACGCAGATTTGAGCTTCAGCCCCGAACAGCTCACGTCATCTATCAAAATTCAAACACTTTCAACAATTATCCAGCAACgctaaaactttttttttttcttcttcttcgtatGCAGCAGTCATTTCCATTGTCCATTTcaaggttcttttttttttatggaaacCTTACATTGTCCCGTTAAGAAACATCTTGAATTACGGTAGGTGAAACCTCTAGAGTAAACTTTGCATACATTCAACTTAGTTCAATTGTCTGTAATGGGGGTTTGATGATTGGAAAAAAACGGGTTAAAATACTCAGTGACAAACTAACCATTGACtaataattaaattatcatTGTGTAAAACTTGCATACAAACGAGTCACCCTTGTTGAGATTAGAGTTTTGGCATTTCAGTAACCACTTCGGCAAATGCTCCGttcttaaaagaaaaagaaaaaccgtCTATGAAATACAGGAAGTAAACGCCAAATAAAAGGCCAATGTTTGAATTAATTCTGCCACCAAAGTGTAATTGTTTGTAAATTTGATGGGTTCTTTGAAACACTGGTGTGCAATGCTGATGCTTACCAAGGATTGTGGCactcagagaaagagagggacagagagggagcaggaggagacctGAGAACACGGCCCCTTGTTTTGTGTAGAAAGGAGTCAGGCTTGTAATACTAGAAACAGCAtgagagggaaaaaaggagaaagtgTAGAGAATATCTGAATGGAAAGGGGCTTTTAAAGGGAGCAGCAGGCCATGACCGCCGAGCCTCAGAGAGTCAGAGCCGGATGTTTTACAGCAAAGATAaaatgtgaggaggagaagggggaggagaaggaggatgaggaggaggagggaaggcagAGCAAGATGTATGGCTCCCATCTGGTAGTCCATCACGTGGCTTTTCCTGCTTGTGTAAAGTTTATGTCGAGGCAAGGGGTGATTCTCTAAAGTCTCGAGTTGTCCAGGCTTTGTGTGGAGTTTCGGGGCATTATGAGAAaaatgggaggggaggggggtctCTTCAGTAGTCCTCCACCCAGCCGTTCTCCTGGATAAAGGCATCGATGACTTCCTTCATGGCCAGGTTAGGGATCAGCTGGTCCTGGGTCAGAGGACTCCTTGTGACAGGGTCAAAATGACCCACTCGCTATAGGGAGAGCAAGTTAAAGTGTTAGCATAAGTAGCCGAGTCTCATAAATAATATATAGTCCTAAGAAATCATTCTATGTATTTTGGGACAATCAAACAATatgatcatgtgttttttttggtttaatttaaaagatgtgttttttttcaacctGCTGCAAGTGTAATAGGGTGAGTAAACAAATACCATATGGACTCACAATAATTGAGTCCGGCTCAGGGCCTGGTTTTCTGTGCACACCCTTCTGAGCCCGAGGATAAAATAAGCTACCCCCAGTTTCCCCAATTACAGGAATGTGcagtaaaaaaatcaaatagcCCAGATGACGTGACCGATCCCAACCCTAAACCAAACAATATGTCAAAATGTTTGTCCTGGATTCAAAAGTTTATCTGGgtctgatgaaaacacaacctccttaaTGGAAGtaatattaatggttttattgagtaaagtgttttttaacaaAGTACCAAAAGAGCTGACAGATCAACTGCAGCTAGTATTACTGATtattttaacagtttatttggttgtttattttaaaatgcatgaaTTTCTGAGCATCATGTTCTGTGTTTCGCCTCAAGAAACTTAAATCTGCAGTGAAAAGACAAGTAGCTGTTGTTTTACCTGTAGGTGCTCTTCAATGTCCTTGCGATCGTAGGTGATTCCACTGGGTGTGATGCAGGGCTCTCTCATCAGCTCGAAGCTGATCTTCCCACACAGGTAATCTGGGATCTCCCGCTTCTGAACGaacaacaaaacacagcaaAAGTCACGCTGATGTAATAATGCTAATCGATACATGATCCTGTCTTTCACTGCTCTTACAACGACCATTACAGTTTACTGACAAACGACTGCCTCGCAATCAAATCCACattaaggtttgtttttctcctagAACAAAATCCGCCACTCCATGATTGGATTAAACGCTTCAGTAAGAAAACACTGCTCATACTAAAAATATCATCAAACTGTTAAAGGTACATATATTACAAAAATGACAGTATTTGTCTTTCATCTGTATTTTCCAGCTCTACGCTTAATCGTTGCTTTCTCAAGTCTTCTAACACATACAGAAGAGAAACATCAATACACGACAACTACCTCAGTCGTGTCGACATCTATCTACAAAATTGAGGATTTATCACTGCAAGCCTGGAGAACCGGTTACTGCAGGAACAGCTTCGAGTGGaaattgaaaacacacagtAACGTCCTTCTATAGTATGGGTGCAGATGTAGTGTCGAGTGTAGTGTGAGGCTTGAATGTATGACAAAGGAAAAGTTCAGGGAGAATGTTCACACAAAGCGAAACAGATCATAAAGGTGTACGCAATTCTGAACGTGCATGCGAGTCTATTTCTGTCGTTGCTATGTCAACGATCAGAGGAGATGGTGTGAAGTACAGTAGGTGTACTGGGAGCAAACATGCATTTGTGCGGTTGAATGGGATCAAAACGTGCCTTGTAATGGACTGGTAACATGTGCGGGATGTATACTTGCATTTTTTGCCAAATGCATGATGAGATATCCTGAATGACTGagtgaataaatacaatttgaaagaataaaatgtcaatccttacttttcttttctcatccacTTGAGAGAAGAGCTCTTCCATGTCCATTAGATACTTGTCCTAAGCAGGTCACATTTcatattcataaaaatgtgaGTGCATAAGGAAGGTTTACTCAACAGCATCACAGCCAAGTTAAGTCCACAAACGTAttcaaaaacatacattttttgatGCAATCTTGGCAGCATCGCCCCCATTTTGATTGTCGTCCTGTTTTTCATTGTATTCTTCTTGTTCTCTGcacaaaagcacaaagttataaaaaaattataccaCAACAAAATAATCACCACTGATTAATTTCAGTGAGTAGCAGTAATCGCCAGGAGCTCATAATCAGACACCAATAATTACAATGCTGGATAGCTGACTGCTACCCTCCTCCCCAGCCTCACCTTTCCTTCTCAGCCAGTATGAGCTTGGTCAAGTAAGCATGCAACTCGTTCTCCTGGTTGATGCGCTTCTCCTCAATGCTGTTCCAGCGTTTCTTCTTTGCAATGCGCAAGGCACTGGGGATGTCGTCTCCAAAATTCAGCCTCTGTTCTTTGGCCAGGTTATAAGCTGTCAAGGAGAAACAGGCATTACAGCAACAGTGGGCTTTTTCCTCGAGATTCCTCTTTGTCATCTCTAGTGAATAGATGACAAGTCAATAATACACATAGAAACCATTTCTATATGTATCAATATAGAATATTATAATTACAGGGATAGAAACCCTGACAAAGCTTAATAGAATACCCCCCTGCAGACTTGATTTACAAGTAACTGTATAATCAAT
The Pleuronectes platessa chromosome 21, fPlePla1.1, whole genome shotgun sequence DNA segment above includes these coding regions:
- the stub1 gene encoding E3 ubiquitin-protein ligase CHIP, whose amino-acid sequence is MAGSPEKSSTAQELKEQGNRLFLCRKYQEAATCYSKAINRNPSVAVYYTNRALCHVKLQQHDKALADCKHALELDTQSVKAHFFLGQCHLELENYDEAIGNLQRAYNLAKEQRLNFGDDIPSALRIAKKKRWNSIEEKRINQENELHAYLTKLILAEKEREQEEYNEKQDDNQNGGDAAKIASKNDKYLMDMEELFSQVDEKRKKREIPDYLCGKISFELMREPCITPSGITYDRKDIEEHLQRVGHFDPVTRSPLTQDQLIPNLAMKEVIDAFIQENGWVEDY